A single Epinephelus fuscoguttatus linkage group LG13, E.fuscoguttatus.final_Chr_v1 DNA region contains:
- the LOC125899946 gene encoding atypical chemokine receptor 3-like, which translates to MSLSTSELEDLWESLGYLNFSEGFSNISSVDAMVCATAFNRNALLYSMCVLYTFIFIIGLAANALVLWVNVRAQRVSTPRHETHMYIVHLAVADLCVCATLPVWVSSLAQHGHWPFGEVACKLTHLMFSVNLFSSIFFLACMSVDRYLSVTQHRDSDGGARRKLIRYGACVGVWLLALVASLPDTYFLRTVKSTHGDSMLCRPLYPEENPREWMVGVQLSFILLGFVLPFPVIAVFYALLANAFTRSSPSSSSSTVEQERRVSRRVILAYIVVFLGCWGPYHGVLLVDALSQLGLVPLTCGLENVIYVALHLTQCLSLLHCCFNPILYNFINRNYRYDLMKAFIFKYSTKTGLARLIDASNMSEAEYSAVAVDNPPQI; encoded by the coding sequence ATGAGTCTGAGCACCAGTGAGCTGGAGGACCTGTGGGAGTCGCTGGGGTACCTCAACTTCTCCGAAGGCTTCAGCAACATATCGAGTGTGGATGCAATGGTGTGCGCCACCGCTTTCAACCGCAacgctctgctctactctatgtGTGTCCTCTACACTTTTATCTTCATCATCGGCCTGGCTGCTAACGCTCTGGTCCTCTGGGTGAATGTCCGTGCACAGAGAGTCTCCACCCCTCGCCATGAGACACACATGTACATCGTCCACCTGGCAGTTgcagacctgtgtgtgtgcgccaccCTGCCTGTGTGGGTGAGCTCGCTGGCCCAGCACGGCCACTGGCCCTTCGGGGAGGTGGCGTGTAAACTCACGCACCTGATGTTCTCCGTCAACCTCTTCAGCAGCATCTTCTTCCTGGCTTGCATGAGCGTGGACCGCTACCTGAGTGTGAcgcagcacagagacagcgaTGGAGGCGCGCGCAGGAAATTAATCCGCTACGGAGCGTGTGTAGGGGTGTGGCTTCTGGCTCTGGTGGCCTCCCTGCCTGACACCTACTTCCTGCGCACTGTGAAGTCAACACATGGGGACTCCATGTTGTGCAGGCCTCTGTATCCAGAGGAAAACCCCAGGGAGTGGATGGTGGGCGTGCAGCTGAGCTTCATCCTGCTGGGCTTTGTTCTCCCTTTCCCTGTCATTGCAGTATTCTATGCCCTGCTCGCCAATGCTTTCACCCGCTCCTCTCCTTCTTCGTCGTCTTCCACAGTGGAGCAGGAGCGCCGTGTGAGTCGCAGGGTGATCCTGGCGTACATCGTGGTGTTCCTGGGCTGCTGGGGGCCCTACCACGGTGTCCTCCTGGTTGATGCCCTGTCCCAGCTGGGCCTGGTGCCTCTGACTTGCGGCCTGGAGAATGTGATCTACGTCGCCTTACACCTCACCCAGTGCCTGTCCTTGCTTCACTGCTGTTTCAACCCCATCCTCTACAACTTCATCAACAGAAACTACCGCTATGACCTCATGAAGGCCTTCATCTTTAAATACTCCACGAAGACGGGCCTGGCACGCCTCATCGACGCGTCCAACATGTCTGAGGCTGAATACTCTGCTGTAGCTGTAGACAACCCACCACAGATCTGA